In Flavobacterium luteolum, the DNA window AACTGCCTGTTGACGGATTTCAATATGGAGTAAATGCTAAAGTAATTCGAAGAGTAATTGGAAAATTTGCCAATTCGTGGGGTTTTGGATTTGATATCGGACTTCAGTTTGAAAGAAATGACTGGAAGTTTGGTTTAATGCTTCGCGACATCACTACAACCTACAACGTCTGGAATATTGATGAAGAAGAATATCAAAAAATTGCCAACGCTATTCCAGGAGAAAACAATACTTTACCAGAAAGCACCGAAATTACATTGCCAAAAGCGCAATTAGGAGTTTCAAAACGATTTGATTTTCATAATGAATGCAGTCTTGTAACTTCTGCAAATTTAAATATGCGATTTGAACAGACAAACGATATTATCTCATCAAAAGCTATAAGTATAGACCCAGCTCTAGGGTTTGAGTTTGGTTATACCGATTTGGTTTTCGTAAGAGCTGGTGCAGGGAATTTTCAGAATGTAATGCAGTTGGATAATACCGAAAAAGTAAATTTTCAGCCTAATATTGGTTTAGGCTTTAGATATAAAGGCATACAAATTGATTATGCACTGACTGATTTAGGAAACCAAAGCACTGCATTGTATTCTAATATTTTTTCGCTGAAAGTAGATTTAGGTATCTTTAGATAATTTAGAAACCATAAAACAATTAAAATTTTAAAATCATGAAAACTGTCATTTTCAAAAAAGCACTTTTTATTTTATTCTTCTTATCAAGCTTCATTGGCTTCAGCCAAAGTTTAGCTTTATCAAAAGAAGCAAAAATAAGCATTTTGACTTGCGGTCTTGGAAATGAAACTTATTCTTATTTTGGACATACCGGAATTAGAGTTTTAGATCCTGTAAACAATTTTGACGTTGTTTACAATTACGGAACTTTTGATTTTAGAACCCCAAATTTTGTTTTGAAGTTTGCTAAAGGAGATTTGCAATATTTTGCAACTGTGCATTCGTTTGCCGATTTTTTTAATGAATACACTTACGAGAAAAGAAGTATTTATGAGCAGGAATTACTGATCTCTCAAGATTTAAAACAAAAGCTATTCAACCAATTAAATGCTGTTTTAGATTCTGAAGAGCGTTATTACACTTATAAATTCATCGATAAAAACTGTACTTCAATGGTTGTTGATGTAGTGAATAAAACTCTAGGCGGAAATGTAATTGTAAAAAAAGAAGACACAGACAAAACCTATCGTTCTATCTTATTTCCATACTTTGATGGTCATTTTTACGATCAGTTAGGTACCAGTATTATTTTTGGAACTAAAGTGGATCAAATGGGAACTCGAATTTTTCTTCCTTTTGAATTAAAAAACAGTTTAGACAAAACTACTTTCCAAAACAGACCTTTATCCGCTAAAAGCAAAACACTATTAGAGTTTACAAAAGAAACACCTAAATCTTGGTGGAATAACATTTACACGTATCTTTTTATTTTGCTTTTT includes these proteins:
- a CDS encoding DUF4105 domain-containing protein codes for the protein MKTVIFKKALFILFFLSSFIGFSQSLALSKEAKISILTCGLGNETYSYFGHTGIRVLDPVNNFDVVYNYGTFDFRTPNFVLKFAKGDLQYFATVHSFADFFNEYTYEKRSIYEQELLISQDLKQKLFNQLNAVLDSEERYYTYKFIDKNCTSMVVDVVNKTLGGNVIVKKEDTDKTYRSILFPYFDGHFYDQLGTSIIFGTKVDQMGTRIFLPFELKNSLDKTTFQNRPLSAKSKTLLEFTKETPKSWWNNIYTYLFILLFVIFAKNKTVDKIYFLILSLIGIFFVIMGFYSFHQELAMNYNVLLFSPFLLILVLFSIFKNKLWTYRFSLINFVMLVIYFLFLINKAHFFITLPLIITSGVVLVRTAIRNKKPIPIII
- a CDS encoding PorV/PorQ family protein, producing MNIGVDAASLGMASAVTASSNDVNAVYWNPAGLTHLEDHQIALMHASYFANIAQYDYIGYASPIDDRSAWGISMIRFGVDDIMDTTQLIDNQGNIDYNRISLFSTADYGFTFSYARKLPVDGFQYGVNAKVIRRVIGKFANSWGFGFDIGLQFERNDWKFGLMLRDITTTYNVWNIDEEEYQKIANAIPGENNTLPESTEITLPKAQLGVSKRFDFHNECSLVTSANLNMRFEQTNDIISSKAISIDPALGFEFGYTDLVFVRAGAGNFQNVMQLDNTEKVNFQPNIGLGFRYKGIQIDYALTDLGNQSTALYSNIFSLKVDLGIFR